A window of Actinobacillus suis ATCC 33415 contains these coding sequences:
- a CDS encoding YceK/YidQ family lipoprotein: MKTLFLKLTAIAIFSQNLTACGTIISLSEGDYSAYAGVSKDFKAIQSGGILSIPAVVDLPLSFVLDTLMLPVTLNQ, from the coding sequence ATGAAGACTTTATTTCTAAAACTCACTGCAATTGCAATTTTTAGCCAAAATTTAACCGCTTGCGGCACTATCATCAGCCTATCAGAAGGCGATTATTCGGCTTATGCCGGAGTCAGCAAAGACTTCAAAGCTATCCAAAGCGGCGGAATTTTGAGTATTCCGGCAGTGGTTGATTTACCACTAAGTTTTGTGCTTGATACGTTAATGCTGCCGGTCACATTAAACCAATAA
- the leuB gene encoding 3-isopropylmalate dehydrogenase: MQTYNIAVLAGDGIGPEIMAQAIKVLEATQQKFGFKLNFNHFNIGGAAIDAQGKALPENTLKGCEEADAILFGSVGGPKWVNLPPDEQPERGSLLPLRKHFKLFCNLRPATLYKGLEKFCPLRADIAAKGFDMVVVRELTGGIYFGQPKGREGEGAQTKAFDTEVYYKYEIERIARVAFESAMKRNKKVTSIDKANVLQSSILWRETVSEIAKEYPEVTLEHMYIDNATMQLIKAPETFDILLCSNIFGDIISDEAAMITGSMGMLPSASLNEDGFGLYEPAGGSAPDIAGKNIANPVAQILSAAMMLRYSFNLNDAADAIEAAIQKALADGYRTGDLADENAPVSTSEMGDIIAKNILA, from the coding sequence ATGCAAACTTACAACATTGCGGTTTTAGCAGGTGATGGTATTGGCCCTGAAATTATGGCTCAAGCGATTAAAGTGCTTGAAGCAACACAACAAAAATTCGGTTTTAAATTAAATTTTAATCATTTTAATATCGGTGGTGCGGCAATTGATGCGCAAGGTAAAGCATTACCGGAAAATACTTTAAAAGGCTGTGAAGAAGCCGATGCGATTCTGTTTGGTTCAGTAGGCGGACCTAAATGGGTAAATTTACCGCCGGATGAGCAGCCTGAGCGTGGCTCATTACTTCCATTACGTAAACATTTCAAGTTATTTTGTAATTTACGTCCAGCTACTTTATATAAAGGTTTAGAGAAATTCTGTCCATTACGTGCAGATATTGCGGCGAAAGGCTTCGATATGGTTGTGGTACGTGAGTTAACTGGTGGGATTTATTTTGGTCAGCCGAAAGGGCGTGAAGGCGAAGGAGCACAAACCAAAGCATTTGATACGGAAGTGTATTATAAATATGAGATTGAGCGTATTGCGCGTGTCGCTTTTGAATCGGCAATGAAACGCAACAAAAAAGTGACATCTATTGATAAAGCAAACGTATTACAAAGCTCGATTTTATGGCGTGAAACAGTAAGTGAGATTGCTAAAGAATATCCGGAAGTAACACTTGAACATATGTATATTGATAATGCAACAATGCAATTAATCAAAGCGCCGGAAACCTTTGATATCTTATTATGCTCAAATATTTTCGGCGACATCATTTCGGATGAGGCGGCAATGATTACAGGTTCAATGGGAATGCTTCCGTCTGCAAGTTTAAATGAAGACGGTTTCGGTTTATATGAACCGGCAGGCGGTTCAGCACCGGATATTGCAGGTAAAAATATTGCTAACCCAGTTGCACAAATTTTATCGGCGGCAATGATGTTACGTTATAGTTTTAATTTAAATGATGCGGCAGATGCGATCGAAGCGGCGATTCAAAAAGCGTTAGCAGATGGCTATCGCACAGGTGATTTAGCGGATGAAAATGCACCGGTTTCTACCAGTGAAATGGGCGATATTATTGCGAAAAATATTTTAGCTTAA
- the msrB gene encoding peptide-methionine (R)-S-oxide reductase MsrB, protein MIKDIDELTEEQVEILINHGTEIPFTGKFLHEERIGTYRCARCHNALFRSDTKFDAGCGWPSFYEAVSDDALRYLDDYSLGRHRTEIRCGNCDSHMGHVFNDGPPPTGLRFCLNSIALNFKWDETGEEIDG, encoded by the coding sequence ATGATTAAAGATATTGATGAACTAACGGAAGAACAAGTTGAAATCCTAATTAATCACGGCACCGAAATACCGTTTACCGGTAAATTTCTACATGAAGAACGCATCGGGACTTATCGTTGCGCTCGTTGCCACAATGCATTATTCCGTTCTGATACTAAATTTGACGCCGGTTGCGGTTGGCCAAGTTTCTACGAAGCAGTTTCAGACGATGCATTACGTTATCTAGATGACTATAGTTTAGGTCGTCATCGAACCGAGATTCGTTGCGGTAACTGTGATTCGCATATGGGGCACGTATTTAATGACGGGCCTCCGCCGACAGGTTTACGTTTCTGCTTAAACTCTATCGCGCTCAACTTTAAATGGGATGAAACAGGTGAAGAAATTGACGGTTAA
- the gap gene encoding type I glyceraldehyde-3-phosphate dehydrogenase, giving the protein MAIKIGINGFGRIGRIVFRAAQLRDDIEVVGINDLIDVDYMAYMLKYDSTHGRFNGTVEVKDGQLVVNGKAIRVTAERDPANLKWDEIGVDIAVEATGLFLDDATARKHITAGAKKVVLTGPSKDATPMFVNGVNFDAYAGQDIVSNASCTTNCLAPLAKVIHNKFGIKEGLMTTVHATTATQKTVDGPSAKDWRGGRGASQNIIPSSTGAAKAVGKVLPALNGKLTGMAFRVPTANVSVVDLTVNLEKPATYEEICAEIKRASENEMKGVLGYTEDAVVSTDFNGAVETSVFDAKAGIALTDTFVKLVSWYDNETGYSNKVLDLVAHVYNYKG; this is encoded by the coding sequence ATGGCAATTAAAATTGGTATTAACGGCTTCGGTCGTATCGGTCGTATCGTGTTCCGTGCAGCTCAACTTCGTGATGATATCGAAGTTGTAGGTATCAACGACTTAATCGACGTTGATTATATGGCATATATGTTAAAATACGACTCAACTCACGGCCGTTTCAATGGTACTGTTGAAGTTAAAGATGGTCAATTAGTTGTTAACGGTAAAGCAATCCGCGTAACAGCTGAACGTGATCCAGCTAACTTAAAATGGGATGAAATCGGTGTTGATATCGCAGTTGAAGCAACAGGTTTATTCTTAGATGACGCTACAGCACGTAAACACATTACTGCAGGTGCGAAAAAAGTTGTATTAACTGGTCCATCTAAAGATGCAACTCCTATGTTCGTTAACGGTGTAAACTTCGATGCGTATGCAGGTCAAGATATCGTTTCTAACGCTTCTTGTACAACTAACTGCTTAGCACCATTAGCTAAAGTAATTCACAATAAATTCGGTATCAAAGAAGGCTTAATGACTACAGTTCACGCAACAACTGCGACACAAAAAACTGTAGATGGTCCATCAGCTAAAGACTGGCGTGGTGGTCGTGGCGCTTCACAAAACATCATTCCTTCATCAACAGGTGCAGCGAAAGCAGTAGGTAAAGTATTACCAGCATTAAACGGTAAATTAACAGGTATGGCTTTCCGTGTTCCAACTGCAAACGTTTCTGTTGTTGACTTAACTGTTAACTTAGAAAAACCTGCTACATACGAAGAAATCTGTGCAGAAATCAAACGTGCTTCAGAAAATGAAATGAAAGGCGTTTTAGGTTACACAGAAGATGCAGTAGTATCTACAGACTTCAATGGTGCAGTTGAAACTTCAGTATTTGATGCTAAAGCAGGTATCGCATTAACAGATACTTTCGTTAAATTAGTATCTTGGTATGATAATGAAACTGGTTATTCAAACAAAGTATTAGACTTAGTAGCTCACGTTTATAACTACAAAGGCTAA